The sequence below is a genomic window from Halolamina litorea.
GTGCTGTTCGGTGATCGCTTCCAGCGGAACCTCGGCGTGCTCACCGCCGCTGCACTGTTCCTGGGCACGTTCGTCGCCTACGCGACCGACGTGTTCGCCGTCTCGGGCGGTATCGTCGTGATTCCGGGCGAGGCAACCCTCGCAGGCGCCGTCGTTGCCAGCCTGATCGGCTACGAACGCGGCGCATTGCTGCCCGCGTGGCTCTCGCTCTTCGGGGCCTATCTCGGCTTCAGCGCGGAGTGGGCGTTCCTCGGCCTCTCGCCCAGTCACTCGCTCGCGGGACGGCTGGCGTTCCTGTTCGACCCGGTCGGGCTGGCGGTGTACGCGGTCGCGTCGGTGCTCCTCGGAAGCGCGGCGTTCGGCGCGGGCTACCTCCTCGGCCTCGTCGCAGACCGGGTTCGCGGTACTCTGGAAGAAGTGTAGCCGGCGACAGAAAGCAGCGTCGACGGCTCCGCTCTCAGCGGCCGTACGTCAGTCGCTGCACGGCCTCGTTCAGCCGCTCGGTGACGGTCCGGGTCCACGCGACCGGTGAGACCCGCCGGATCGAGGACTCCTCGACCTCGATGCGCTCGTCGCCGAAGGGGTCCCGCGAGCCGTCGCCGTCCACGGCATCGACGACGGTGGTCATCGAACAGCGCCCACACGCCTCCTTCGGTCCCTCTTCAGCCATACCCTGTCGTTGCGGGGCAACGCGTATAGTTCTCACGGCGCACACACGACGGGCTTTTCACCCCGGTGTGGTAACTACGCTCATGACCAGCGAACCGCCCGACGCCGAGCCAGCGAGCGGCGGCGCGGCCGAGGGGAGCGGACCGGCCCCGGAGGAGCTTCCCGCCGAGATCCGTGAGGAGGTCCCGTCCTGGGAGGACAAGTACTTCGACCGGGTGAGCGACCGGTTGATGTACAGCTACGACCTCGAACGGGACTACGCCGTCGGGGACGAGCGCTTCGACCTCTACGGGAAGTACCGGGTCCGCACCCAGAAGCAGTTCTTCCACCCGGCGCTGAGCTACGCCGACCACGACACCGAGGAGTACCTGTTCGCCCGGCGGATCGACCGCCCGACCGTCGCCGACCTGGAGCGGCTGGTGGATCTGGGACACGACCTCGCCGACGACTGGATCGTCCCGAGCGAGGAGCACTTCGAGACGACGTTCACGTTCGTCGTCGTCGCCGAGGACCTCACCGACGAGGTAGAGTCGTTCGTCGACGGGTTCCGGGACCGAACGCTGCTGCGCTACGGCTACTACGGCCACTACGAGGTGACGCTGGTCGTCCTCGCGCCCGAGGACGAACGGATCGCCGCGGGCCAGGAGGCCGACGTAGCCGACGCATTCGCGCTCTGGGGTGACGTCGAACCGCCCTCCGAGGGGCTGCTCTCGCGGGTCGCTAAGCGCTTCTGGCAGTAAGTCGGTCGACGGAGGAAAGTGGACGCGGGGGACCGGGGTACGGCCGGTCAGTCGTCGCTCGGTTCGGCGGCGGGCTGGCTCCCACCGCGGACGCTACTGATGTTCTGGTAGCCGATCTGGACCAGCGAGAGTGCGAGGTACATGAGTACCAACGCGAGCACGATCCGGACCGACGCCGAAACTTGGGCTCCGAGCCCGCCGGCGCCGCCCTGGATCAGCTGGTCGTAGAGCTGCTCTTTGAACGCGACCCACGAGAGCCCGAGGATCGTGATGGTGACCATCACGGCCATCGGGACGCCCGTGCTGATCAGCTGCTTGGAGTCGTCCCAGTTGGCGAGCCAGACCGTCGCGGTCAGCAGCGCCAGCGCCGCGAGCAGCTGGTTCGCGCCGCCGAACAGGGTCCACAGCGTCGCCCACTCGCCGGAGATGACGAGCACGTAGGCGATCCCACACTGGATCACCGGATTGGTGTACCGACCGCGGGCGAACGAGCTGACGCCGCCCGAGAGGCCGGTATCGGTGCCGCTGCCGGGCATGCCGATGATCTCTTCCATCATGTAGCGACCCAGGCGCGCGGCGGTGTCCGTCGACGTGAGCAGGAAGCTCACGAGGACGAGCGCCATGAACGGGGCGCCGTACTCCACCGGGAGCCCGAGGCTGGTGAGGATGACCCCACCGCCGGAGGCGAAGTTCGGGAGCGCGCCGCCGATCCCGCCGCCCGCGGCGGCGGATGCCCCGCCGGCGACGGCAAGCGTCGACAGCGCGACCGCGGCGAGCAGCCCTTCACCGAGCATTCCGCCGTAGCCGATCAGGCGGGCGTCGCTCTCCTGATTGAGCTGTTTGGCCGTCGTGCCCGAGGAGACCAGCGAGTGGAACCCGCTGATCGTCCCGCAGGCGATCGTGACGAACAACATCGGGAACAGCGGGAACGGCGCCACCGCGTCGACGCCGAGGAACCCCTCGAACGCCGCGATGCTGCTGTCGACCACGAGCGGTTCACTCGACGTGCCGAACACCGTGCCCACGATGATCGCGAGCAGCGCGCCGCCGACGCCAGCGTACAGCAGGAACGACGAGAGGTAGTCACGCGGCTGGAGCAGCGTCCAGACCGGGAGCGCGCTCGCGATCGCGGCGTAGATCAGGATCGTCGGGACCCACGCGGCGACGTTGGGCGTGAGGATGGCACTCGGGTCCATCGACGCCCCCGGGAGCCACGCACCGTTGCCCAGGAAGCCGAGCAGCACGATCGTTCCCTCGGGGTAGGTGCCGGCCTCGACGGCCGGGAACAGCGCCATCGGGTTGTTGATACCGAACCAGACGCCCGCGAACACGCCGGCGACGAACACGACCGTGCCGGGGATGAACGGGGCGTCGAACTGGTAGAGGTAGATACCGAACACCACTGCCAGCGCGATGTAGACGAAACTCGCCGTCGCCGCCGACGGGAACGCGTTGAGCACGATGCCCACGACGAGGGCAAACACCCCGACAACGAGGATGATCGTCAGGAACGCGAACCACAGCAGGAGGTTCTTCCCGCGTTCACCGACGTACTCGCCGATGATGTAACCGATCGACTTCCCCTCGTGTCGCATCGAGCCCGACAGCGAAATGAAGTCGTGGACCGCACCCATCAGGGGGTTCCCGATGGCGATCCACGCGAGCGCCGGGACCCACCCCCAGATGGCGCCCGCGGTGATCGGACCGACGATGGGCGCCCCGCCCGCGATGCTCGAGAAGTGGTGCCCGAGCAGCACTGGTTTCTTCGACGGTACGTACTCCTGGCCGTCTTCGTACTTGTGGGCTGGCGTCTCACGTTCGTCGCTGAGGCCGACGAACTGCGAGAGGTACCGTGAGTACCCGACGTACCCCACGGAGAACGTGATCAACACCGCGGCCACAATCCAAATGACTTGAGTCATTTTGAAATGTACCTTCGTGATAGAGATTGTCGTACATGACTTAAGCGTTCGGTGTTCTTCTCAGAGACGTTCGTGGGAAACTACGTCGGCGGCCGAGAATCAGACGAACGTCGGCTCCTCGGCGTCGACGGGGACGGCGAGTTCCTCGGCGACCGCGCCGAGCAGGTCCCCCTTCACCTCCCGCGTTCTGGTCTCGATTTCGGCGAGCAGCGGCGGCGAGAGCGACCCCCGGACGTGGTCGAGGCGCTGCTGCTCGGTCTCGATCCGGTCCCGGAGGTAGCGCGCGCCGCGGCCGTCCTCGTCGTCGTCGGGGGCGGGTGTGAGCTTGTTGGCGATCAGCCCGCGCACGCCGAGGTCCTGCTGGTTCATGTCGGCGATGGCGCGTTCGGTCTCGTTGACCGAGAGTTGGTCCGGGTTGAGCACGAGGAAGAAGGCGGCGTCCTCCCGGAGCGCGCCGCCGGCGAACTCGAAGAACTCCTTTCGCTCCTGCAGGCGCTGGAGCACCGGGTCGCCGTCCATCACGCGCCGAGGTTCGTTGTTGCCGATGGCGGCCTTCTCGAACAGGTCGATGCTCTGTCGACGCTTGTACATCAGGCGCTCGACCCACGACTCGAGGAACTCCGGCAGGCCGAGCAGCCGCAGGGTGGAGCCGGTCGGGGCGGTGTCGAAGACGATGCGGTCGTAGGGGTCGCTGTCGCGCATTACGTCGACGAAGCGGTCGAACAGCGCCGACTCGTAGGCGCCGGGCGTCTGGTGGGCCATCTCGAGTTGTTTGTTGATCTCGTTGACCATCGACGCCGAGACCTGATCGGAGAGCCGGGTCCGGATCTCGTCCAGATGAGCCGTCACCTCGTCGTCGGGGTCGATCTCCAGAGCCGACAGGCCGTCGATCCCCGCGACGGGTTCGGGGCTGTCGCCGAACTGCTGGTCGAACACGTCCGAGACGGAGTGGGCCGGGTCGGTCGAGACAACGAGCGTCTCCACGCCCGCATCGGCGCATTTGCGCGCGTACGCACACGAGACCGTGGTCTTGCCGACACCACCCTTGCCGCCGAAGAAGACGAACGGCTCCATCAGAAGTGGTACTGCTGGCCCTTGCGTTCGAGCATGGTGTTACGGTCCCAGAGGCGGCGCTCCCACGACTCGAACTCGGCTTCGAGGTAGGGGAGCAACTCGGCGGTGTAGTACGACACCGGCGAGGGGATGCCGAAGGCGTCGGGGAAGCAGGCGAGCATGAACGCGTCCTCCAGGTCTTCGGCCTCCTTCTCGATCTTCTCGTAGGCCGGGTGACTGATCATGCCGTGGTAGAGCCCCCGGAGCCATTCGTCGAGGGTGTCGAGGTAGCGGTCGATCCGTTCTGCGAGCTCCATACAGCGCGGTACTTCTTCACGCGGTAAAAGCTGACGTGGTGTTTCCGGTGGCCGGGGGACTGAAGTCCGGTGACAGCAACCCCCACACATGAGCGATCGCATCCCGGTGACCGTGCTGTCGGGAAGCCTCGGCGCGGGGAAGACCACGCTGTTGAACCACCTCCTCGGCTCTGCGGGGGACCGCGACATCGCCGTCCTCGTCAACGACATGGGCGACGTGAACGTCGACGCCGAACTGGTCGCGGAGGGCTCAGACATCGACGTGGCCGGCGGCGTCGAGGAGCTCTCGAACGGCTGTATCTGCTGTGAGCTACAGGACGACCTCGAAGCCGCCGTGGCGCGGTTGGCCCGCGAGTACGAGTTCGACCACCTCGTCGTGGAGTCCTCGGGCATCTCCGAGCCCGCGCCGGTGGCACGGCTGTTCACTACCGAGTCCCGCGCGGCCGCGCGCTACCGCGTGAACGGCCTCGTGACCGTCGTCGACGCGCGGCTGTTCGTCGACACCTTCGGCGGCGAGGGGACCCCGGAGCGGACCGCGGCCGCTGAGGACGACCGCCCGCTCTCGGACCTCCTCGTCGAACAGATCGAGGTGTCGAACGCGGTCGTGTTGAACAAGGCCGACCTCTGTAGCGACGCGGAACTCGAGGAGGTCGAGGCGCTGGTGGGCGCACTCCAGCCCGACGCCGAGACCGTCCGCAGCAGCTTCTCGGAGGTCGATCCCGCGTGGCTGCTCGACACCGAGCGCTTCGACGAGGCCGAGGTGAGTGACCTCCCGGGGTGGAAACGCGCGCTGGCGGACGATCACGACGACGAAGATCACGGTGACGACGACGACCACGACCACTACGGCCACCGCCACCCGGACGAGGTGTACGGCGTCTCCTCGTTCACCTACCGGCAACGGCGGCCGTTCCACCCCGAGCGGATCGCCGACGTGCTCCGGGACCTCCCCGACGGCGTCGTCCGGTCGAAGGGCACGCTCTGGATCGCCGGCAACGACCTCCGACAGACCGTGGGACAAGCTGGATCGTCCGTGCGCGTGAACGCGCGCGGGCCGTGGGTCGCGTCGCTCCCGGA
It includes:
- a CDS encoding carbon starvation CstA family protein, with the translated sequence MTQVIWIVAAVLITFSVGYVGYSRYLSQFVGLSDERETPAHKYEDGQEYVPSKKPVLLGHHFSSIAGGAPIVGPITAGAIWGWVPALAWIAIGNPLMGAVHDFISLSGSMRHEGKSIGYIIGEYVGERGKNLLLWFAFLTIILVVGVFALVVGIVLNAFPSAATASFVYIALAVVFGIYLYQFDAPFIPGTVVFVAGVFAGVWFGINNPMALFPAVEAGTYPEGTIVLLGFLGNGAWLPGASMDPSAILTPNVAAWVPTILIYAAIASALPVWTLLQPRDYLSSFLLYAGVGGALLAIIVGTVFGTSSEPLVVDSSIAAFEGFLGVDAVAPFPLFPMLFVTIACGTISGFHSLVSSGTTAKQLNQESDARLIGYGGMLGEGLLAAVALSTLAVAGGASAAAGGGIGGALPNFASGGGVILTSLGLPVEYGAPFMALVLVSFLLTSTDTAARLGRYMMEEIIGMPGSGTDTGLSGGVSSFARGRYTNPVIQCGIAYVLVISGEWATLWTLFGGANQLLAALALLTATVWLANWDDSKQLISTGVPMAVMVTITILGLSWVAFKEQLYDQLIQGGAGGLGAQVSASVRIVLALVLMYLALSLVQIGYQNISSVRGGSQPAAEPSDD
- a CDS encoding ArsA family ATPase; this translates as MEPFVFFGGKGGVGKTTVSCAYARKCADAGVETLVVSTDPAHSVSDVFDQQFGDSPEPVAGIDGLSALEIDPDDEVTAHLDEIRTRLSDQVSASMVNEINKQLEMAHQTPGAYESALFDRFVDVMRDSDPYDRIVFDTAPTGSTLRLLGLPEFLESWVERLMYKRRQSIDLFEKAAIGNNEPRRVMDGDPVLQRLQERKEFFEFAGGALREDAAFFLVLNPDQLSVNETERAIADMNQQDLGVRGLIANKLTPAPDDDEDGRGARYLRDRIETEQQRLDHVRGSLSPPLLAEIETRTREVKGDLLGAVAEELAVPVDAEEPTFV
- a CDS encoding CobW family GTP-binding protein, encoding MSDRIPVTVLSGSLGAGKTTLLNHLLGSAGDRDIAVLVNDMGDVNVDAELVAEGSDIDVAGGVEELSNGCICCELQDDLEAAVARLAREYEFDHLVVESSGISEPAPVARLFTTESRAAARYRVNGLVTVVDARLFVDTFGGEGTPERTAAAEDDRPLSDLLVEQIEVSNAVVLNKADLCSDAELEEVEALVGALQPDAETVRSSFSEVDPAWLLDTERFDEAEVSDLPGWKRALADDHDDEDHGDDDDHDHYGHRHPDEVYGVSSFTYRQRRPFHPERIADVLRDLPDGVVRSKGTLWIAGNDLRQTVGQAGSSVRVNARGPWVASLPEIEQELYRSNRPSLEWDEEHGDRRTEYVVIGTGFDEQSLRERIDDALVTDAEWDAVGDLPAGPFPTENEAETALREPTPTASE